One genomic window of Kaistia geumhonensis includes the following:
- a CDS encoding CreA family protein produces the protein MRRPLAAICAAAVLAAFGAVPALADGPDLIFKESTTFKWVTPNDKIAVYGVDDPEVEGVACHFAAPERGGVSGMLGLAEETSDISLACRQVGPISFKEKIGQGDEMFRQRRSFWFKKMQIVRGCDSKRNVLVYLVYSDKLVDGSPKNSISSVPIMPWGTAPAPRCGDFVD, from the coding sequence ATGCGCCGCCCGCTCGCCGCCATCTGCGCCGCCGCCGTCCTCGCCGCCTTCGGGGCGGTTCCGGCGCTCGCCGATGGACCGGACCTCATCTTCAAGGAATCGACGACCTTCAAGTGGGTCACCCCCAACGACAAGATCGCCGTCTACGGCGTCGACGATCCCGAGGTCGAGGGTGTCGCCTGCCACTTCGCGGCGCCTGAGCGCGGCGGCGTCTCGGGCATGCTCGGCCTCGCCGAGGAGACCTCGGACATCTCTCTCGCCTGCCGGCAGGTCGGCCCGATCAGCTTCAAGGAGAAGATCGGCCAGGGCGACGAGATGTTCCGCCAGCGCCGTTCCTTCTGGTTCAAGAAGATGCAGATCGTGCGTGGCTGCGACTCCAAACGCAACGTGCTGGTCTATCTCGTCTATTCCGACAAGCTGGTCGACGGCAGCCCCAAGAACTCGATCTCCAGCGTCCCGATCATGCCGTGGGGCACCGCGCCGGCGCCGCGCTGCGGCGACTTCGTGGACTGA
- a CDS encoding TetR/AcrR family transcriptional regulator has protein sequence MSGTPDQAAEKRGATKPRAAERILDAARSLFYREGIRAVGVDEIVERAGVTKPSLYRSFPSKDELAAAYLRDYEDGFWHRFQAAVDAHPGDPRAQIVDYFGRVGGRQAETDYRGCALTNAAVEFPEPDSPARAVSEANKRELRRRLEAMATDMRARDPAELADGLLMLFEGANAAGQIFRSDGPARSLAAIADRLIAASIDG, from the coding sequence ATGAGCGGCACACCGGATCAGGCGGCGGAGAAGCGTGGTGCGACGAAGCCGCGGGCGGCCGAGCGCATCCTCGACGCGGCGCGCAGCCTGTTCTATCGCGAGGGCATCCGCGCCGTCGGCGTCGACGAGATCGTCGAGCGCGCCGGCGTCACCAAGCCGAGCCTCTATCGCAGCTTCCCTTCCAAGGACGAGCTGGCGGCCGCCTATCTCCGCGACTACGAGGACGGCTTCTGGCACCGTTTCCAGGCGGCGGTCGACGCGCATCCGGGCGATCCTCGCGCGCAGATCGTCGATTATTTCGGTCGCGTCGGTGGCCGTCAGGCCGAGACCGACTATCGCGGCTGCGCACTGACGAATGCCGCTGTCGAGTTTCCGGAGCCGGATTCGCCCGCCCGCGCCGTCAGTGAGGCCAACAAGCGCGAACTGCGCCGCCGCCTCGAGGCGATGGCGACCGACATGCGCGCGCGCGACCCGGCCGAACTCGCCGACGGCCTGCTGATGCTCTTCGAGGGCGCCAACGCCGCGGGCCAGATCTTCCGCTCCGACGGCCCCGCCCGCTCGCTCGCTGCCATCGCCGACCGCCTGATCGCCGCCAGCATCGACGGCTGA
- a CDS encoding endonuclease/exonuclease/phosphatase family protein has translation MTGLFDFRARTMGAALVVLLAAGSGASATELTVLSFNIRGGGANDGKGIEETVAAIRAVNPDIVGIQESRAESVPCTAESCPPAGESVAARIAAALGYQFVDQGAESPALWANAILARVPIGPLTPNRTGARLTIDGRSVDVFNIHLTDAPYQPYQALGIDYGPYPVLKTADELVKAAEATRGPGLALLFADMDAAGPADVAFVFGDFNEPSHHDWVDATVQAGLQPLAVPYPSEKAIEARGFVDTFRAVYPDPVAKPGLTWTPTTSPTDKDDHHDRIDFALAKAKGLEVVSAGILGEKTPEADIVVTPWPSDHRATFAKVRF, from the coding sequence ATGACCGGATTGTTCGATTTTCGCGCCCGCACGATGGGTGCCGCTCTCGTCGTCCTGCTCGCCGCCGGAAGCGGAGCCTCCGCCACGGAACTCACGGTTCTCTCCTTCAACATCCGCGGCGGCGGCGCCAATGACGGCAAGGGGATAGAGGAGACCGTCGCCGCCATTCGGGCCGTGAACCCGGACATCGTCGGCATCCAGGAAAGCCGCGCCGAATCGGTGCCCTGCACCGCCGAGAGCTGCCCGCCCGCCGGCGAGAGCGTCGCCGCCAGGATCGCCGCCGCGCTCGGCTACCAGTTCGTCGACCAGGGCGCCGAGAGCCCGGCGCTGTGGGCGAATGCCATCCTCGCCCGCGTCCCGATCGGGCCGCTGACGCCGAACCGCACCGGCGCCCGCCTTACGATCGACGGCCGCAGCGTCGACGTCTTCAACATCCATCTCACGGATGCACCCTACCAGCCTTACCAGGCGCTCGGCATCGACTATGGCCCCTATCCGGTCCTGAAGACCGCCGACGAGCTGGTCAAGGCGGCAGAGGCGACCCGCGGTCCCGGACTCGCGCTGCTCTTCGCCGACATGGACGCCGCCGGCCCAGCCGACGTCGCCTTCGTCTTCGGCGACTTCAACGAGCCTTCGCATCACGACTGGGTGGACGCGACCGTGCAGGCCGGCCTGCAGCCGCTCGCGGTTCCCTATCCGTCTGAGAAGGCGATCGAGGCGCGCGGTTTCGTGGACACATTCCGGGCCGTCTATCCGGATCCGGTGGCGAAGCCGGGCCTCACCTGGACCCCGACGACGAGCCCGACCGACAAGGACGACCATCACGACCGCATCGATTTCGCGCTGGCAAAGGCGAAGGGGCTCGAAGTCGTCTCCGCCGGCATTCTCGGCGAGAAGACGCCGGAGGCCGACATCGTCGTCACGCCCTGGCCCTCGGACCACCGCGCGACCTTCGCCAAAGTCCGCTTCTGA
- a CDS encoding MATE family efflux transporter — translation MTAPTATFARQNLLRPWIDEARATIALALPLILTNLAQTVINVTDIVFIGWLGSRELAAGALGTNLYFAMLIFGIGMISAVSPMIARKRGEKRHSVRAVRDIVRQGFWMALAITVPFWLLLWNAEPILLAIGQEPDLAREASHYMRGLQWAMLPMLLYLVLRSFVVALERPAWSLVIGVAGLLVNALAVWALVFGELGLPRLGILGAGIGSTISALTMFAGMAVVCVVHPRFRRYRIFGHFWRFDFAKFRSLVALGLPIGVAVALEATVFNAAVFVMGLIGADSVAAHAIAIQFAAVCFMVPLGFSQAATVRVGYAFGAGNREAITRAGWTPFALGTAFMCCTALLIFSVPEVLAGIFIDRHDPANAGVMALAVSFLGIAALFQVFDGAQVMAAGMLRGLHDARVPMIYAAVGYWCIGLGIGLSLAFGFGFAGLGIWIGLLSGLAATSVMLVGRWMRRDRLLRGLPA, via the coding sequence ATGACCGCCCCGACCGCCACATTCGCGCGGCAAAACCTTCTACGCCCCTGGATCGACGAGGCCCGCGCGACGATCGCACTGGCCCTGCCGCTCATCCTCACAAATCTCGCGCAGACGGTGATCAACGTCACCGATATCGTCTTTATCGGCTGGCTCGGCTCGCGCGAACTCGCCGCCGGTGCGCTGGGGACGAACCTCTATTTCGCCATGCTGATCTTCGGCATCGGCATGATCTCGGCCGTCTCGCCGATGATCGCCAGAAAGCGCGGCGAGAAGCGGCATTCCGTCCGCGCCGTGCGCGACATTGTCCGCCAGGGTTTCTGGATGGCGCTGGCCATCACCGTTCCGTTCTGGCTGCTGCTCTGGAACGCCGAGCCGATCCTGCTCGCCATCGGCCAGGAGCCGGATCTCGCCCGCGAGGCCAGCCACTACATGCGCGGCCTGCAATGGGCCATGCTGCCGATGCTGCTCTATCTCGTCCTGCGCTCCTTCGTGGTCGCGCTGGAGCGGCCGGCCTGGTCGCTGGTGATCGGCGTCGCCGGCCTGCTCGTCAATGCGCTCGCTGTCTGGGCGTTGGTGTTCGGCGAGTTGGGGTTGCCGCGGCTCGGCATTCTCGGCGCCGGGATCGGCTCGACCATCTCGGCGCTGACCATGTTCGCCGGCATGGCCGTCGTCTGCGTCGTCCATCCGCGCTTCCGCCGCTACCGCATCTTCGGCCATTTCTGGCGCTTCGATTTCGCCAAGTTCCGCAGCCTCGTCGCGCTCGGGCTGCCGATCGGCGTCGCCGTCGCGCTCGAGGCGACCGTGTTCAATGCCGCCGTCTTCGTCATGGGGCTGATCGGGGCCGACTCGGTCGCGGCGCATGCGATCGCCATCCAGTTCGCGGCGGTCTGCTTCATGGTGCCGCTCGGCTTCTCGCAGGCGGCGACCGTCCGCGTCGGCTATGCCTTCGGCGCCGGCAACCGCGAGGCGATCACGCGCGCCGGCTGGACCCCCTTCGCGCTCGGCACCGCCTTCATGTGCTGCACCGCGCTGCTGATCTTCTCCGTCCCCGAGGTGCTCGCGGGCATCTTCATCGACCGCCACGACCCGGCGAATGCCGGCGTGATGGCGCTCGCGGTCTCGTTCCTCGGCATCGCCGCGCTGTTCCAGGTATTCGACGGAGCGCAGGTGATGGCCGCCGGCATGCTGCGCGGGCTGCACGACGCGCGCGTTCCGATGATCTATGCGGCGGTCGGCTACTGGTGCATCGGGCTCGGCATCGGCCTCTCGCTTGCGTTCGGCTTCGGTTTCGCCGGCCTCGGCATCTGGATCGGCCTCCTGTCGGGCCTGGCGGCGACCTCGGTCATGCTGGTCGGCCGCTGGATGCGGCGCGACCGTCTGCTGCGCGGCCTTCCGGCGTAA
- the gatB gene encoding Asp-tRNA(Asn)/Glu-tRNA(Gln) amidotransferase subunit GatB codes for MNAHARPADPKKLIAGATGDWEVVIGMEVHAQVLSNAKLFSGSSTEFGGAPNSHVSLVDAAMPGMLPVINRECVAQAVRTGLGLKAAINHRSVFDRKNYFYPDLPQGYQISQYKQPIVGEGEITIDLESGETITIGIERLHLEQDAGKSLHDQHPTMSFVDLNRSGVALMEIVSKPDLRSSEEAKAYLAKLRTIMRYLGTCDGNMDEGSMRADVNVSVRRPGEPLGTRCEIKNVNSIRFVGQAVEYEARRQIAIIEDGGTIDQETRLYDANKGETRSMRSKEEAHDYRYFPDPDLLPLVLDESWVQEIAASLPELPDALKARFVKDYGLSAYDAGVLVLEKDVAEFYEAVAKGRDPKIAANWVTQELAARLNRDGLDITSSPVSAAQIGAIIDLIADGTISGKIAKDLFEIVWSEGGDPKAIVEARGLKQVTDTGAIEKVVDDIIAANPEKVEQVKVKPTLAGWFVGQIMKASGGKANPQAVNEILKRKLGLE; via the coding sequence ATGAACGCCCATGCCCGCCCTGCCGACCCGAAGAAGCTGATCGCCGGCGCGACCGGGGATTGGGAGGTGGTGATTGGCATGGAGGTGCATGCGCAGGTCCTGTCGAACGCGAAGCTGTTCTCCGGCTCCTCGACCGAATTCGGCGGCGCGCCGAATTCGCATGTCAGCCTCGTCGACGCGGCGATGCCGGGCATGCTGCCGGTGATCAACAGGGAGTGCGTGGCGCAGGCGGTGCGCACCGGCCTCGGGCTGAAGGCGGCCATCAACCACCGCTCGGTATTCGACCGGAAGAACTACTTCTATCCCGACCTGCCGCAGGGCTATCAGATCTCGCAGTACAAGCAGCCGATCGTCGGCGAGGGCGAGATCACGATCGACCTCGAGAGCGGCGAGACGATCACGATCGGCATCGAGCGGCTGCATCTCGAGCAGGATGCCGGCAAGTCGCTGCACGACCAGCACCCGACCATGAGCTTCGTCGACCTGAACCGTTCGGGCGTCGCGTTGATGGAGATCGTCTCCAAGCCCGACCTGCGCTCGTCGGAGGAGGCGAAGGCCTATCTCGCGAAGCTGCGCACCATCATGCGCTATCTCGGCACCTGCGACGGCAACATGGACGAGGGCTCGATGCGCGCCGACGTCAATGTCTCCGTCCGCCGCCCCGGCGAGCCCCTCGGCACGCGCTGCGAGATCAAGAACGTCAATTCCATCCGCTTCGTCGGCCAGGCGGTCGAATACGAGGCGCGGCGCCAGATCGCGATCATCGAGGATGGCGGCACGATCGACCAGGAAACGCGGCTCTACGACGCCAACAAAGGCGAGACCCGCTCCATGCGCTCCAAGGAAGAGGCGCATGACTATCGCTACTTCCCCGATCCCGATCTTCTGCCGCTCGTTCTCGACGAATCCTGGGTGCAGGAGATCGCCGCCTCGCTGCCCGAGCTCCCCGACGCGCTGAAGGCGCGCTTCGTCAAGGATTATGGCCTCTCGGCCTATGACGCTGGCGTGCTGGTGCTCGAGAAGGACGTCGCCGAGTTCTACGAGGCGGTCGCGAAGGGGCGCGATCCCAAGATCGCCGCCAACTGGGTGACGCAGGAACTCGCCGCTCGGCTCAACCGCGACGGGCTCGACATCACGTCGAGCCCCGTCTCGGCGGCCCAGATCGGCGCGATCATCGACCTGATCGCCGACGGCACCATTTCCGGCAAGATCGCCAAGGACCTGTTCGAGATCGTCTGGAGCGAGGGCGGCGATCCGAAGGCGATCGTCGAGGCGCGCGGGCTGAAGCAGGTGACCGATACCGGCGCCATCGAGAAGGTGGTCGACGACATCATCGCCGCCAATCCCGAAAAGGTGGAGCAGGTCAAGGTCAAGCCGACGCTCGCCGGCTGGTTCGTCGGCCAGATCATGAAGGCCTCGGGCGGCAAGGCCAACCCGCAGGCGGTCAACGAAATCTTGAAGCGGAAGCTTGGCCTCGAGTGA
- a CDS encoding glutamate--tRNA ligase, which translates to MSDHPVTVRFAPSPTGYLHIGNARPALFNALYALRHGGRFVLRLDDTDRERSEERFAEAILRDVAWLGITVDRLERQSGHAGAHRAAAEALKQSGRLYPAYETAEELDYRRKRQMAHGLPPIYDRAALKLTEADRARLEAEGRRPHWRFRLDETARLVRWTDLVRGEETVDIASLSDPVLIREDGTFLYTLPSVVDDIAFGITHIIRGDDHVTNTGVQIQLFEALGAAAPVFGHVNLLTTASGEGLSKRTGALSLGSLAEAGYEPMAVASLAVLLGTSAPIEPARDLAALAAMVDLSMVSRSPARFDPADLDGLNARLVHALPYEAVAERLAAMGISGGEAFWNTVRGNLVRVADAAGWWSIVTGPLPPSGPAAEDAPFLAEAERLLPSEPFGAETWKLWTEALKASTGRKGRALYMPLRRALTGLDHGPELAGLLPLIGRSSTKDRLAGQARPTSPSAPGS; encoded by the coding sequence ATGTCCGACCATCCCGTCACGGTCCGCTTCGCGCCGTCGCCGACCGGCTATCTCCATATCGGCAACGCCCGGCCGGCGCTGTTCAATGCGCTCTATGCGCTTCGCCATGGCGGCCGCTTCGTGCTGCGGCTCGACGATACCGACCGCGAGCGCTCGGAAGAACGCTTCGCCGAGGCGATCCTGCGCGACGTCGCCTGGCTCGGCATTACGGTCGACCGGCTGGAACGGCAGTCCGGGCATGCTGGCGCCCATCGGGCGGCCGCCGAGGCGCTGAAACAGTCCGGCCGCCTCTATCCCGCCTATGAGACGGCCGAGGAGCTCGACTATCGCCGCAAGCGGCAGATGGCCCACGGCCTGCCGCCGATCTACGATCGCGCCGCGCTGAAGCTCACCGAGGCGGACCGGGCGCGGCTGGAGGCGGAGGGGCGCCGGCCGCACTGGCGCTTCCGCCTCGACGAGACGGCGCGTCTGGTACGCTGGACCGATCTCGTGCGCGGCGAGGAGACCGTCGACATTGCCTCGCTGTCCGATCCGGTGCTCATCCGCGAGGACGGCACCTTCCTCTACACGCTGCCCTCGGTCGTCGACGACATCGCCTTCGGCATCACGCACATCATCCGCGGCGACGACCACGTCACCAATACCGGCGTGCAGATCCAGCTCTTCGAGGCGCTCGGGGCTGCGGCCCCGGTCTTCGGCCATGTCAATCTGCTCACGACCGCGAGCGGCGAGGGGCTCTCGAAGCGCACCGGCGCGCTGTCGCTCGGCTCGCTGGCCGAGGCCGGATACGAGCCGATGGCGGTCGCCTCGCTCGCCGTGCTGCTCGGGACTTCGGCGCCAATCGAGCCGGCTCGAGACCTCGCCGCGCTCGCGGCGATGGTCGATCTCTCCATGGTCTCGCGCTCGCCGGCCCGCTTCGATCCCGCCGATCTCGACGGTCTCAATGCGCGGCTGGTGCATGCGCTGCCCTATGAGGCGGTCGCGGAGCGACTGGCGGCGATGGGGATCAGCGGCGGGGAGGCCTTCTGGAACACCGTCCGCGGCAATCTGGTGCGTGTCGCCGATGCAGCCGGCTGGTGGAGCATCGTGACCGGGCCGCTGCCGCCGTCCGGGCCCGCTGCCGAAGACGCACCGTTCCTCGCCGAGGCCGAGCGGCTGCTGCCGTCCGAGCCGTTCGGAGCGGAGACATGGAAGCTCTGGACGGAAGCTCTCAAGGCGTCGACGGGCCGCAAGGGGCGGGCGCTCTATATGCCGCTCCGCCGCGCGCTCACCGGTCTCGACCACGGGCCGGAACTCGCCGGCCTGCTGCCGCTCATTGGGCGTAGTAGTACGAAGGACCGACTCGCCGGACAGGCCCGCCCGACGTCACCGTCGGCACCGGGGTCGTGA
- a CDS encoding glutathione S-transferase N-terminal domain-containing protein, with protein MAAEQVKPIELHFWPTPNGKKISIMLEELGVPYEIKFVNIGKGDQFKPEFLKIAPNNRMPAIIDPEGPGNAPISVFESGAILLYLGRKFGKFYPQDDERARVAVEEWLMWQMGGFGPMLGQRNHFSVYAPERIPYATKRYQDETHRLYGVLDRRLAGNEYVGGAAYSIADMAIFGWAAGWETQQFDTTEFKHVKRWIDLLNARPAVQRGMAIKAPVDPVNLADDKEAQKILFGQRAR; from the coding sequence ATGGCGGCAGAGCAGGTGAAGCCGATCGAACTCCATTTCTGGCCGACCCCGAACGGCAAGAAGATCTCGATCATGCTCGAGGAACTCGGCGTTCCCTACGAGATCAAGTTCGTCAATATCGGCAAGGGCGACCAGTTCAAGCCGGAATTCCTCAAGATCGCGCCGAACAACCGCATGCCGGCGATCATCGATCCCGAGGGGCCGGGCAACGCGCCGATCTCGGTGTTCGAGTCGGGCGCCATCCTGCTCTATCTCGGGCGCAAGTTCGGGAAGTTCTATCCGCAGGACGACGAGCGCGCGCGCGTCGCGGTCGAGGAATGGCTGATGTGGCAGATGGGCGGCTTCGGCCCGATGCTCGGCCAGCGCAACCATTTCTCGGTCTATGCGCCGGAACGCATCCCCTATGCGACCAAGCGCTATCAGGACGAGACGCACCGTCTCTATGGCGTTCTCGACCGTCGCCTCGCCGGCAACGAATATGTCGGCGGCGCCGCCTATTCGATCGCCGACATGGCGATCTTCGGCTGGGCGGCTGGCTGGGAGACGCAGCAGTTCGACACGACCGAATTCAAGCATGTGAAGCGCTGGATCGATCTCCTGAACGCGCGTCCGGCCGTGCAGCGCGGCATGGCGATCAAGGCGCCCGTCGATCCGGTCAATCTTGCCGACGACAAGGAAGCGCAGAAGATCCTGTTCGGCCAGCGCGCCCGCTGA
- a CDS encoding MFS transporter has translation MSAIVKRPFGQNYAFVVAGVIFLSLLAAAGLRAAPGVLMLPLQSSLGWDRTTISLGAAIGIFLYGLAGPFAAALMQTFGLKRTLVCALLLMSISTALSSMMTAPWQFITLWGVLSGIGSGAVALVMGATIVNRWFVSNRGLMMGLFSASTATGTLIFLPGFAALAAWGGWQAVVLTIAAITALLIPIVLLLVPESPKAAGLLPYGATGAEPQQPATTGNPFANAIRALVEASRTRTFWYLFATFFVCGFTTNGLVGTHMIAFCGDMGIAEVQAASMLAMMGIFDLVGTTASGWLTDRVDPRKLLFVYYGLRGLSLIYLPFSDFSVWSLSIFVVFYGLDWIATVPPTVRLANEAFGDRKAPVVFGWIAAGHQLGAASAAFLAGWLRTEQGNYFDAFMIAGATGVVAALLALMIARPGRGAVVEGAA, from the coding sequence ATGAGCGCCATTGTAAAGCGGCCCTTCGGCCAGAACTACGCCTTCGTCGTCGCGGGCGTCATCTTCCTGTCGCTCCTGGCCGCCGCCGGCCTCAGGGCGGCGCCCGGCGTGCTCATGCTGCCGCTGCAATCCTCGCTCGGCTGGGACCGGACGACGATCTCGCTCGGCGCGGCCATCGGCATCTTCCTCTATGGCCTCGCCGGCCCCTTTGCGGCAGCGCTGATGCAGACCTTCGGGCTGAAGCGCACGCTCGTCTGCGCCCTGCTGCTCATGTCGATCTCGACGGCGCTGTCCTCGATGATGACGGCGCCCTGGCAGTTCATCACGCTCTGGGGCGTCCTCTCCGGCATCGGCTCGGGCGCAGTCGCCCTCGTGATGGGCGCGACGATCGTCAATCGCTGGTTCGTCTCCAATCGCGGCCTGATGATGGGCCTCTTCTCGGCCTCGACCGCGACGGGAACGCTGATCTTCCTGCCGGGCTTCGCGGCGCTCGCGGCCTGGGGCGGCTGGCAGGCGGTCGTGCTCACCATCGCAGCCATCACCGCCCTGCTCATCCCGATCGTGCTGCTGCTCGTACCCGAGAGCCCGAAGGCGGCCGGCCTGCTGCCCTATGGCGCGACGGGCGCGGAGCCGCAGCAGCCGGCGACGACGGGCAATCCCTTCGCGAACGCGATCCGCGCGCTCGTCGAGGCCTCGCGCACCCGCACCTTCTGGTATCTCTTCGCTACCTTCTTCGTTTGCGGCTTCACCACCAACGGCCTGGTCGGCACGCATATGATCGCCTTCTGCGGCGACATGGGCATCGCGGAAGTGCAGGCGGCGAGCATGCTGGCCATGATGGGCATCTTCGATCTGGTCGGCACAACCGCGTCGGGCTGGCTGACCGACCGCGTGGATCCGCGCAAGCTGCTCTTCGTCTATTACGGGCTGCGCGGCCTCTCGCTGATCTACCTGCCCTTCTCGGATTTCTCGGTCTGGAGCCTGTCGATCTTCGTCGTCTTCTACGGCCTCGACTGGATCGCCACGGTGCCGCCGACCGTGCGCCTCGCCAACGAAGCCTTCGGTGACCGCAAGGCGCCGGTCGTCTTCGGGTGGATCGCCGCCGGCCACCAGCTCGGCGCCGCCTCGGCCGCGTTCCTCGCCGGCTGGCTGCGCACCGAGCAGGGCAACTATTTCGACGCCTTCATGATCGCTGGTGCCACCGGCGTCGTCGCCGCGTTGCTCGCGCTGATGATCGCGCGGCCGGGGCGGGGCGCAGTCGTCGAAGGCGCGGCCTGA
- a CDS encoding FadR/GntR family transcriptional regulator — MRGVQDTSRALATTGRERTGSLSDMVASTLGRRIVTGQYQPGDTLPTEPKVQEEFKVSRTAVREAIRLLSAKGLTVSRPKIGTRVRPRSDWNMLDPDVLHWQIDPFPSDEFIHSLFEMREIIEPAAAARAAERATAEEIEALAKALDGIRSRDRGSADQIKADLAFHMIVLEASHNPLLRSAGGMIESGLVISFSLGWRTVMGDDAVLQHRDVYEAIRERNADGAFLAMRRLLRNAKGNVFDSIWVGRRGEAETEIG, encoded by the coding sequence ATGCGCGGCGTCCAGGATACGAGCCGAGCGCTCGCGACGACAGGCCGCGAGCGGACCGGCAGCCTGTCCGACATGGTCGCGAGCACGCTCGGGCGCCGGATAGTCACCGGCCAGTATCAGCCGGGCGACACGCTGCCGACCGAGCCCAAGGTGCAGGAGGAGTTCAAGGTCTCGCGAACGGCCGTGCGCGAGGCGATCCGCCTGCTCTCCGCCAAGGGGCTGACCGTGTCGCGGCCGAAGATCGGCACCCGCGTGCGACCGCGCTCCGACTGGAACATGCTCGACCCCGACGTGCTGCACTGGCAGATCGACCCCTTCCCGAGCGACGAGTTCATTCATTCCCTGTTTGAGATGCGCGAGATCATCGAGCCGGCCGCGGCGGCGCGGGCCGCCGAGCGGGCGACGGCCGAGGAGATCGAGGCGCTCGCCAAGGCCCTCGACGGCATCCGCAGCCGCGACCGCGGCAGCGCCGACCAGATCAAGGCCGATCTCGCCTTCCACATGATCGTGCTGGAGGCTTCGCACAATCCGCTGCTGCGCTCGGCCGGCGGCATGATCGAATCCGGCCTCGTCATCTCGTTCTCGCTCGGCTGGCGCACCGTCATGGGCGATGACGCCGTCCTTCAGCACCGTGACGTCTACGAGGCAATCCGCGAGCGCAATGCCGACGGCGCCTTTCTCGCGATGCGGCGGCTCTTGCGCAACGCCAAGGGCAATGTGTTCGATTCCATATGGGTGGGCCGCCGCGGCGAGGCGGAAACTGAAATCGGCTGA
- a CDS encoding DUF2865 domain-containing protein gives MRVPSMPPRVALAAIVLLALAGVAEAASPACRALEAQLSSLQKKSSRAAAFDGAASKQRAAIASAEGQARRAGCFGGGLFVRDQSGSAQCRALVSSIGKMKSNLAKLDRGSRSSGGGSGASREAILRQLGANNCGPQYASYVAQPQQRGFLQRLFNPDPLPRQTDVAVVPARPVTRDVARQDDYGSSGYDLGFGGGTYRTLCVRTCDGYYFPISYTTRAGNFMTDQQVCQQMCPGTEVVLYAHRNPGQDSTRALSTVDKSPYADLPNAFAYRSSYNPGCTCGKSSALDIVAGGYSPAAIGPYSAALAPVPGARPEQGEDPETLANRRGQFDPGEIGKPNIATPVASLTTPVPTVTSGGPVRRVGPSYYYAQ, from the coding sequence ATGCGTGTTCCGAGTATGCCTCCCCGCGTCGCGCTAGCGGCCATCGTTCTTCTCGCCCTCGCCGGTGTCGCCGAGGCCGCCTCGCCGGCCTGCCGCGCGCTCGAGGCGCAGCTCTCGAGCCTCCAGAAGAAGAGTTCGCGCGCCGCGGCCTTCGACGGCGCCGCCAGCAAGCAGCGCGCCGCGATCGCCTCGGCCGAGGGTCAGGCCCGGCGGGCCGGCTGCTTCGGGGGCGGCCTGTTCGTGCGCGACCAGTCCGGCTCGGCGCAATGCCGCGCACTCGTCTCGTCCATCGGCAAGATGAAATCCAATCTCGCCAAGCTCGACCGCGGCAGCCGCAGCTCGGGCGGCGGCTCGGGAGCCTCGCGCGAGGCCATCCTGCGGCAGCTCGGCGCCAACAACTGCGGCCCGCAATATGCGAGCTATGTCGCACAGCCGCAGCAGCGCGGCTTCCTGCAGCGCCTGTTCAATCCCGATCCGCTGCCGCGGCAGACCGATGTGGCCGTGGTTCCGGCCCGGCCGGTGACGCGCGACGTCGCTCGGCAGGACGACTATGGCAGCAGCGGCTACGATCTCGGCTTCGGCGGCGGCACCTACCGCACGCTCTGCGTCCGCACCTGCGACGGCTATTACTTCCCCATCAGCTACACGACCCGCGCCGGCAATTTCATGACGGACCAGCAGGTCTGCCAGCAGATGTGCCCGGGCACCGAGGTCGTGCTCTACGCCCATCGCAATCCGGGCCAGGATTCGACGCGGGCGCTCTCGACGGTCGACAAGTCGCCCTATGCCGACCTGCCCAACGCCTTCGCCTATCGGTCGAGCTACAATCCCGGCTGCACTTGCGGCAAGTCCTCGGCGCTCGACATCGTCGCGGGAGGCTACAGCCCGGCGGCGATCGGCCCCTATTCGGCGGCGCTGGCGCCCGTGCCGGGCGCCCGGCCCGAGCAGGGCGAAGATCCGGAGACGCTCGCCAATCGCCGCGGCCAGTTCGACCCCGGCGAAATCGGCAAGCCCAATATCGCGACGCCGGTGGCGTCGCTCACGACCCCGGTGCCGACGGTGACGTCGGGCGGGCCTGTCCGGCGAGTCGGTCCTTCGTACTACTACGCCCAATGA